The Pseudomonas cavernicola DNA segment GACCGCCGCGGCGCAGGCGCCAGTACCGCAGGCTTGCGTCTCGCCGGCGCCACGCTCCCAGACACGCAATTTGGCATGCTGGCGGTCGAGGACTTCGAGGAAGCCGACATTGACCCGCTGCGGAAAGCGCTGATGGTGTTCGAGTTTCGGCCCCAGGCTATGAACCGGCGCGCCGTTGACATCGTCCACACGCAACACCGCATGCGGGTTGCCCATGGATACGGCGGCCAGCTCGACGCTTTGACCGTCGACTTCGACCTGGTAGCTCAAGGCTTCGCTGTCGGCCTGGAATGGGATCTGCGCCGGAGTCAGGCGCGGGGCGCCCATGTTGACGCTGATCTGCCCGTCCGGGCGGACATCCAGTTCGATGATCCCGCCAGAGGTTTCGACGCGGATTTGCCGCTTCATGGTCAGGCGCTTGTCCAGCACGAAACGGGCGAAGCAGCGGGCGCCGTTACCGCACTGCTCCACTTCCGAGCCGTCGGAGTTGAAGATGCGGTAGCGGAAATCCACGTCGGGGTTAGTCGGCGGTTCGACCAGCAGCAACTGATCGAAGCCAACCCCAGTATGACGGTCGCCCCATTGTTTGGCGTGCTTGGGCAGGATGTGCGCGTGCTGGCTGACCAGGTCGAGGACCATGAAGTCGTTGCCGAGGCCGTGCATCTTGGTGAAACGCAGCAACATGACCGTCACTCCGGCAGCAGGCTTTCGCCGGCATAGAGTTCTTGCACGGTCTCGCGGCGCCGCACTTCGAAGGCCTGCTCACCATCCACCAGCACCTCGGCGCAGCGGCCACGGGTGTTGTAGTTGGAACTCATGACAAAGCCGTAGGCACCGGCCGAGCACACAGCCAGCAGATCGCCTTCGGCCAGCGCCAGTTCGCGCCCCTTGGCGAGGAAGTCGCCGGTCTCGCAGATCGGCCCGACGATGTCGTAAAGGCGGGGCTGGCCGTCGCGCGGCTGCACGGCGACCACGTCCATCCAGGCCTGATACAGCGCCGGGCGGATCAGGTCGTTCATCGCCGCATCGACGATGGCGAAATCTTTGTGTTCGGTGTGTTTGAGGTATTCGACCTGGGTCAGCAGCACCCCGGCGTTGGCCACGATGTAACGGCCCGGTTCGAACACCAGGGCCAGATCGCGTCCGGCGGTACGTGCGCGTACGGCCTGGATGTAGTCGCTGACCAGTGGCGGTGTTTCATCCTTGTAGCGCACGCCGACTCCGCCGCCGAGATCCAGATGGCGAATGCGGATGCCGCGCTCGGCCAGCCGGTCGATCAGCGCCAGCAGGCGATCCAGCGCATCGATGAACGGTGGCAAGCTGGTCAGCTGCGAGCCGATATGGCAGTCGACGCCGATCACCTGCAGATTCGCCAGTTCGTTCGCGCGGGCGTACACGGCCTCGGCATCGGCAATGGCGATGCCGAATTTGTTTTCTTTCAGTCCGGTGGAAATGTACGGGTGGGTGCCGGCGTCGACGTCCGGGTTGACCCGCAGCGACACCGGGGCTTGCACGCCCAACTCGGCGGCGACCAGTTGCAGGCGCTCCAGCTCGTCGGTGGACTCGACATTGAAACAGTGCACGCCGACTTGCAGGGCGCGCCGCATATCATCGCGGGTCTTGCCGACGCCGGAGAAGACGATCTTGCTCGGCTCGCCACCGGCGGCCAGTACGCGCTCCAGCTCACCACGGGAGACGATGTCAAAACCTGCGCCGAGACGCGCCAGAACATTCAGTACCGCGAGGTTGGAGTTGGCTTTTACCGCGTAGCAGACCAGATGCGCGACGCCATCCAAGGCATCGGCATAGGCGTGGTATTGCGCGGCGATATGCGCCCGTGAGTAGACATAGGTCGGCGTGCCAAAGCGCTCGGCGATGGCAGACAGCGCCACACCCTCCGCGAACAGCTGGCCTGCGCGGTAATTGAAGGCGTGCATACCGCCTCCTTATTGGGTGTGTTCAGCAGCGGGTTTATCTTCGTCTGGCAGGTACAGCGGGCCTTTCTGGCCACACCCGGTGAGCAACGAAGAGACGGCGACGAGCGCAATAAGGGCAG contains these protein-coding regions:
- the lysA gene encoding diaminopimelate decarboxylase, encoding MHAFNYRAGQLFAEGVALSAIAERFGTPTYVYSRAHIAAQYHAYADALDGVAHLVCYAVKANSNLAVLNVLARLGAGFDIVSRGELERVLAAGGEPSKIVFSGVGKTRDDMRRALQVGVHCFNVESTDELERLQLVAAELGVQAPVSLRVNPDVDAGTHPYISTGLKENKFGIAIADAEAVYARANELANLQVIGVDCHIGSQLTSLPPFIDALDRLLALIDRLAERGIRIRHLDLGGGVGVRYKDETPPLVSDYIQAVRARTAGRDLALVFEPGRYIVANAGVLLTQVEYLKHTEHKDFAIVDAAMNDLIRPALYQAWMDVVAVQPRDGQPRLYDIVGPICETGDFLAKGRELALAEGDLLAVCSAGAYGFVMSSNYNTRGRCAEVLVDGEQAFEVRRRETVQELYAGESLLPE
- the dapF gene encoding diaminopimelate epimerase, with the translated sequence MLLRFTKMHGLGNDFMVLDLVSQHAHILPKHAKQWGDRHTGVGFDQLLLVEPPTNPDVDFRYRIFNSDGSEVEQCGNGARCFARFVLDKRLTMKRQIRVETSGGIIELDVRPDGQISVNMGAPRLTPAQIPFQADSEALSYQVEVDGQSVELAAVSMGNPHAVLRVDDVNGAPVHSLGPKLEHHQRFPQRVNVGFLEVLDRQHAKLRVWERGAGETQACGTGACAAAVAAINQGWMDSPLQIELPGGRLSLEWAGPGQPVMMTGPAVRVYEGQVRL
- the lptM gene encoding LPS translocon maturation chaperone LptM, producing MKRLLTALIALVAVSSLLTGCGQKGPLYLPDEDKPAAEHTQ